Proteins encoded together in one Oreochromis aureus strain Israel breed Guangdong linkage group 23, ZZ_aureus, whole genome shotgun sequence window:
- the LOC116325235 gene encoding dTDP-D-glucose 4,6-dehydratase has product MDFNRTVLVTGGSGFIGSHLVCSLVHRHPEWKIINLDNLDYCCSPRSLESVENRTNYIFIRGDVCNPRLVNHIFSSENIDIIFHLAAKTHVEASFESPSSFQEVNVEGTRVLLGAAHQARHQPQRFIYISTDEVYGASLREVFDESSPLRPSNPYAATKAAAEYLVRSYWDQYKFPIIITRSNNIYGPRQYTEKVIPRFLTLLQMDKKCTIQGTLPKSRHFLFVSDAINAFLLLLEKGIVGEIYNVGTSCEIPIIQLARELVRMVKKVPESEVNDWLEFVPDRPRVDLRYPIKCEKLQQLGWRAEVSWTEGIRQTVKWYRDNPDFWSDISEDQPPIRREFENATTTVVPISSES; this is encoded by the exons ATGGACTTCAACAGGACTGTTCTGGTGACTGGAGGCTCTGGATTCAT CGGCTCCCATCTGGTGTGCTCGCTGGTCCACAGACACCCGGAATGGAAAATTATCAACCTGGATAAT TTGGATTACTGCTGCAGCCCCAGGAGTCTGGAGAGCGTTGAAAACAGAACGAACTACATCTTTATCAGG GGGGATGTGTGTAACCCGCGGCTGGTGAACCACATCTTCAGTTCCGAAAACATCGACATCATCTTTCACCTGGCAGCCAAAACTCACGTCG AGGCTTCCTTTGAATCCCCATCCTCTTTCCAGGAGGTCAACGTTGAAGGGACCAGAGTTCTGCTGGGAGCGGCCCATCAGGCCCGACACCAGCCACAGCGCTTCATCTACATCAGCACCGATGAGGTGTACGGAGCCAGTCTGCGTGAG GTGTTTGATGAGAGCAGCCCACTGAGGCCCTCCAATCCGTACGCTGCTACTAAAGCTGCTGCAGAGTATCTGGTCAGATCATACTGGGACCAGTACAAG TTTCCCATCATCATTACCAGGAGCAACAACATCTACGGGCCCAGGCAGTACACGGAGAAG GTCATTCCAAGGTTCCTCACCCTCTTACAGATGGACAAGAAATG CACTATCCAGGGAACCCTTCCGAAATCCCgccacttcctgtttgtcaGTGATGCCATAAACGCCTTCCTGTTGCTTCTGGAGAAAGGGATTGTGGGAGAAATCTACAATGTGGGGACAAGCTGTGAGATTCCCATCATACAGCTGGCGAGGGAACTTGTTAGGATG GTCAAGAAAGTGCCAGAATCTGAAGTGAATGATTGGCTTGAGTTTGTGCCTGACAG GCCGCGGGTCGACCTGCGTTACCCCATCAAGTGTGagaagctgcagcagctgggCTGGAGAGCTGAGGTGTCCTGGACTGAAGGCATCAGACAGACAg TGAAATGGTACCGAGACAACCCAGACTTCTGGTCAGACATCAGCGAGGACCAACCACCAATCAGGCGCGAGTTTGAAAATGCTACCACCACAGTCGTCCCGATCAGCTCTGAATCTTGA
- the gpr180 gene encoding integral membrane protein GPR180: MSYLIATLAAVLLLTSEASGKTVTGLFKSEAARQQKGQFITKFMYQAGSGLLVCRVDSSTLAKERESRLLLYQDMDSELDNLSCSERLAKADVTITLSQEEHNQTIPRQSSPTAWQILYADRYTCQENVLIAGHADLDFTVLLFNADSAGNPLEHFSAEEAGLHSFYFLLLLAYFIACCIYIQPLYQALRKGGPMHTVLKVLTTALALQGCSALCNYIHLARYSRDGIGLPLMGSLAEFWDMVSQVSMLYMLLSLCMGWTLSRGRKPQSRPLQWEQSPASTAVAVGGVITQAALLLWEQYSESESEHHSYHAQQSVAGLLLMALRVGLALLLASILYQIISTERSTLKRDFYLSFAKGCFLWFLCHPILVLMSVIFNEHQKEKVVTIGVILCQSISMVILYQLFLSRSLYWEVSSLSSVSLPLTMSRTNHRARY, translated from the exons ATGTCGTACTTAATAGCCACACTTGCGGCTGTTTTGCTGCTCACTTCAGAGGCTTCCGGGAAAACTGTTACGGGACTTTTTAAGAGCGAAGCGGCGAGACAGCAGAAGGGCCAGTTCATCACTAAATTCATGTACCAAG CTGGCAGCGGTCTGCTGGTGTGCCGGGTGGACAGCTCAACGCTGGCTAAAGAGAGAGAGTCCAGACTGCTGCTGTATCAGGATATGGACTCGGAGCTGGACAACCTCAGCTGCTCTGAGAGGCTCGCCAAAGCCGACGTGACCA TTACACTCAGTCAAGAAGAGCACAACCAGACAATCCCTCGGCAGTCTTCGCCCACAGCCTGGCAGATCCTGTATGCTGACAGATATACATGTCAG GAAAACGTATTGATTGCCGGCCACGCTGATCTTGATTTCACTGTCCTGCTGTTTAATGCCGACTCAGCTGGAAACCCTCTGGAGCATTTCAGTGCAGAGGAGGCAG GGCTCCACAGTTTTTacttcctcctgctgctggccTACTTCATCGCCTGCTGCATCTACATCCAGCCTCTGTACCAGGCTCTGAGGAAAGGAGGACCCATGCACACCGTCCTCAAAGTACTGACCACAGCGCTGGCTTTACAGGGCTGCTCTGCGCTCTGCAACTACATCCACTTGGCCAG GTATTCCAGAGATGGAATTGGTCTTCCACTGATGGGCAGCCTGGCTGAGT TCTGGGATATGGTGTCCCAGGTGTCCATGCTGTACATGTTACTGAGTCTGTGTATGGGCTGGACTCTGAGCCGAGGCAGGAAGCCTCAGTCCAGACCTCTGCAGTGGGAACAGTCTCCGGCCTCCACGGCTGTAGCTGTTGGTGGAGTTATTACACAG GCGGCGTTGCTGCTGTGGGAGCAGTATTCAGAGTCGGAGAGTGAACACCACAGCTATCACGCCCAGCAGAGTGTGGCCGGTCTCCTCCTCATGGCTCTGAGAGTGGGCCTGGCCCTCCTGCTGGCCTCCATCCTCTACCAGATCATCTCCACCGAGAGGAGCACCCTAAAGAGAGACTTTTATCTCAGCTTTGCAAAG GGATGCTTCCTGTGGTTCCTCTGTCATCCCATCCTCGTCCTCATGTCTGTGATCTTCAACGAACATCAGAAGGAAAAG gTGGTGACCATCGGGGTGATCCTCTGCCAGTCCATCTCCATGGTCATCCTCTACCAGCTCTTCCTGTCTCGCTCTCTTTACTGGGAGGTGTCCTCTCTTTCCTCAGTCTCCCTACCCCTCACCATGTCCAGAACGAACCACAGGGCGCGCTACTGA